The following are encoded together in the Desulfovibrio desulfuricans DSM 642 genome:
- a CDS encoding RNA recognition motif domain-containing protein: MATSIYVGNLPWSATQESVESLFSPYGEVLSVKLVSDRETGRARGFGFVEMEDADAINAIAALDGKEFDGRALRINKAEPKKPAPRRW, from the coding sequence ATGGCTACTTCTATCTACGTCGGCAATCTGCCCTGGTCCGCCACTCAGGAAAGCGTTGAATCCCTGTTCAGCCCCTACGGCGAAGTTCTTTCCGTGAAGCTCGTTTCCGACCGCGAAACCGGCCGCGCCCGTGGCTTTGGCTTTGTGGAAATGGAAGACGCCGACGCCATCAATGCCATTGCCGCTCTTGACGGCAAGGAATTTGACGGCCGCGCCCTTCGCATCAACAAGGCTGAGCCCAAAAAGCCCGCCCCCCGTCGCTGGTAG
- a CDS encoding response regulator encodes MPLNSPAATPPAQNANGVPERILVVEDDKVIRALVTTTLESRGISFLTAATGREALAEASRANPDVILLDLGLPDMDGVDIIRAVRQWSMLPIIVLSARTEDDDKVAALDAGADDYLTKPFSVDELLARLRAALRRVRYERGHMGHSESSFENGELKIDFAAGCVSVAGQQVHLAPMEYKLLCLLANNVGKVLTHKTILQAVWGSALPQSLPSLRVFMATLRKKLEAASPQCDCIRTHVGIGYRMSRYEG; translated from the coding sequence ATGCCGCTAAATTCGCCAGCTGCTACTCCGCCAGCGCAGAACGCCAACGGCGTTCCCGAGCGTATTCTTGTGGTCGAAGACGACAAGGTCATCCGCGCGCTTGTGACCACCACACTTGAGAGCCGCGGCATATCCTTTCTGACCGCCGCCACCGGGCGCGAGGCCCTTGCAGAGGCTTCGCGGGCAAATCCCGACGTCATCCTGCTTGATCTTGGCCTGCCGGATATGGACGGCGTGGATATCATCCGGGCGGTGCGCCAGTGGTCCATGCTGCCCATCATTGTGCTGAGCGCCCGAACGGAAGATGACGACAAGGTGGCCGCGCTGGACGCAGGTGCGGACGACTACCTTACCAAACCTTTCAGCGTTGATGAACTGCTGGCCCGGCTGCGCGCCGCCCTGCGGCGCGTTCGTTATGAGCGCGGGCACATGGGCCACAGTGAAAGCAGCTTTGAAAATGGCGAACTGAAAATTGATTTTGCCGCAGGGTGCGTGAGCGTTGCCGGACAACAGGTGCATCTTGCGCCCATGGAATACAAACTGCTGTGTCTGCTGGCAAACAATGTGGGCAAGGTGCTTACACACAAAACAATCCTGCAGGCCGTGTGGGGCAGTGCCCTGCCGCAGTCGCTTCCTTCATTGCGCGTGTTCATGGCAACCTTGCGCAAAAAACTGGAGGCCGCCTCGCCGCAATGTGATTGCATCCGCACCCATGTGGGCATCGGCTACCGCATGAGCCGATATGAAGGCTGA
- the tadA gene encoding tRNA adenosine(34) deaminase TadA, whose product MNTGSSDARAFSPAGPLTPPPPGHTWQGLMRLALEKARASGAAGEVPVGALVVAPGGRILACCGNAPIGGNDPTAHAEVLALRAAGAALGNYRLNQCVLVVTLEPCAMCAAAIIHARIAGLVYGAADPLAGAVVSRAEYFDAQCANHRVWHMGGVLSEECAALLHDFFGQRREPAGMSK is encoded by the coding sequence ATGAATACGGGTAGCTCTGACGCGCGGGCCTTTTCTCCTGCCGGGCCGTTAACGCCGCCCCCGCCGGGTCATACATGGCAGGGGCTGATGCGGCTTGCCCTGGAAAAGGCCCGCGCCAGCGGCGCAGCGGGCGAGGTGCCCGTGGGCGCGCTGGTAGTGGCTCCGGGTGGCCGCATCCTTGCCTGTTGCGGCAATGCGCCCATCGGCGGCAATGATCCCACCGCCCATGCCGAGGTGCTGGCGCTTCGGGCCGCCGGGGCTGCGCTTGGCAACTACAGGCTCAACCAGTGTGTGCTGGTGGTGACGCTTGAACCCTGCGCCATGTGCGCCGCTGCCATAATCCATGCGCGCATTGCGGGGCTTGTGTACGGCGCAGCCGACCCCCTGGCCGGGGCTGTTGTTTCCCGAGCCGAATATTTTGACGCCCAGTGCGCCAATCACAGGGTATGGCACATGGGCGGCGTGCTTTCCGAGGAATGCGCCGCCTTGCTGCACGACTTTTTTGGCCAGAGGCGCGAGCCGGCTGGCATGTCGAAATGA
- a CDS encoding potassium-transporting ATPase subunit C, with amino-acid sequence MSITTLLRRSLVFLCIMTALTCVYTGALTLAGKALFPFQAEGSIIAAKGRQYSTLLGQPFTAAKHLWGRPVSADTATYTDNGRPLLYAGPSNKSPATAAYATTLQERAARIRLAHPEKSGQPIPVDLLTESGSGLDPHISPAAAEFQVERLARTTGFTASEVRRTIAMYTQGRTLGLLGEARVNVLEVNLALEGLLPNGRTASVASAAAPR; translated from the coding sequence ATGTCCATCACAACATTGCTGCGCCGCTCTCTGGTTTTTCTGTGCATCATGACGGCCCTCACCTGCGTCTATACCGGCGCGCTCACCCTGGCGGGCAAGGCGCTGTTTCCCTTTCAGGCCGAAGGCAGTATCATTGCCGCCAAGGGCAGGCAGTACAGCACATTGCTGGGCCAACCCTTCACAGCCGCCAAACACCTTTGGGGCCGCCCCGTGAGTGCAGACACCGCTACGTATACCGACAACGGCAGGCCCCTGCTCTACGCCGGGCCAAGCAACAAAAGCCCTGCCACAGCCGCATACGCTACAACGTTGCAGGAGCGCGCGGCACGCATCCGGCTGGCGCATCCGGAAAAATCCGGCCAGCCCATTCCTGTGGATCTGCTGACGGAATCAGGCAGCGGGCTTGATCCGCATATTTCGCCAGCCGCCGCAGAGTTTCAGGTGGAGCGGCTGGCCCGCACCACAGGTTTTACGGCTTCGGAAGTGCGCCGTACCATCGCCATGTACACGCAAGGGCGCACCCTGGGGCTGCTGGGCGAGGCGCGGGTCAACGTGCTTGAAGTCAATCTGGCGCTGGAAGGCCTGCTGCCCAACGGACGCACTGCTTCAGTGGCATCGGCCGCTGCTCCCCGCTGA
- the kdpA gene encoding potassium-transporting ATPase subunit KdpA yields MENMVGQCLLYIMLLALLAWPLGIYMGKVMDGEPFWLQKVLTPCERGLYRAMGINPAEQMGWKRYLGCVLAFSAVSIVVLMLLLMAQGSLPLNPQGIAGTSWDLALNTAVSFVTNTNWQAYSGESAMSYLAQMAGLTVQNFVSAAVGIAVLFAFIRGLRARITETSGGPDTSAMPAVSGLGNFWADATRATLYILVPLSLTLSLLLIWQGVPQNFSPYKTVALLEPLTTEEGATVTEQMVPLGPQASQVAPKQLGTNGGGYNGVNSAHPHENPTPLANMLEMLALLLIPAGLCFTFGRQIKDMRQGVVIFIAMILLLTAAIGFTVWAEQIATPQLAQGGQVDLAASSGLLAQAGGNMEGKEARFGITNSAIWAAATTAASNGSVNAMHDSLTPLGGLVPMVLMQLGEVVFGGVGSGLYGMLAFVLLTVFMAGLMVGRTPEYLGKKVEPFEMKMAVVVCLTTPVVILIGAGLMSIVPQVVESLSNALPHGFSELLYAATSAGANNGSAFAGLNANTPFLNVLLSALMLAGRFVPVAAILAAAASMAGKKTVAASSGTLSTSNGMFVFLLIFVVLLVGALSFFPALALGPVAEHLQMAR; encoded by the coding sequence ATGGAAAACATGGTCGGGCAATGCCTGCTGTACATCATGCTGCTCGCCCTGCTGGCATGGCCCCTGGGCATTTACATGGGCAAGGTCATGGACGGAGAGCCGTTCTGGCTGCAAAAAGTGCTGACCCCTTGCGAGCGCGGCCTGTACCGCGCCATGGGCATCAACCCGGCGGAACAGATGGGCTGGAAGCGCTACCTTGGCTGCGTGCTGGCCTTCAGTGCCGTGAGCATTGTGGTTCTCATGCTGCTGCTCATGGCGCAGGGCAGCCTGCCCCTGAATCCGCAGGGCATAGCCGGAACAAGTTGGGATCTAGCGCTGAACACGGCGGTGAGCTTTGTCACCAATACCAACTGGCAGGCCTATTCGGGCGAAAGCGCCATGAGCTATCTGGCCCAGATGGCGGGGCTTACGGTGCAGAACTTTGTTTCCGCCGCTGTGGGCATTGCGGTGCTGTTCGCCTTTATCCGTGGACTGCGCGCACGAATAACAGAAACATCCGGAGGGCCAGATACTTCCGCCATGCCAGCCGTTTCAGGTCTCGGCAACTTCTGGGCAGACGCCACCCGTGCCACCCTGTATATCCTTGTGCCGCTCTCTCTGACGCTTTCGCTGCTGCTCATCTGGCAGGGCGTGCCGCAGAATTTTTCCCCTTACAAAACTGTTGCCCTGCTTGAACCGCTTACAACCGAAGAAGGGGCCACCGTTACGGAACAAATGGTTCCTCTGGGGCCGCAGGCTTCGCAGGTTGCGCCCAAGCAGCTTGGCACCAATGGCGGCGGCTACAACGGCGTCAATTCCGCCCACCCGCACGAAAACCCAACTCCTCTCGCAAACATGCTGGAAATGCTGGCTCTGCTGCTCATTCCCGCAGGGCTGTGCTTCACCTTTGGCAGGCAGATCAAGGACATGCGTCAGGGCGTAGTCATATTTATCGCCATGATCCTGCTGCTGACCGCCGCCATTGGCTTCACCGTCTGGGCCGAACAGATCGCCACCCCGCAACTGGCCCAGGGTGGGCAGGTTGATCTTGCCGCCAGCAGCGGCCTGCTGGCTCAGGCCGGGGGCAATATGGAAGGCAAGGAAGCGCGCTTCGGCATAACCAATAGTGCCATCTGGGCAGCCGCCACAACTGCCGCTTCCAACGGCTCTGTCAACGCCATGCACGACAGCCTCACGCCGTTGGGCGGGCTGGTTCCCATGGTGCTCATGCAGTTGGGCGAAGTAGTCTTTGGCGGCGTAGGCAGTGGCCTGTACGGCATGCTGGCCTTTGTGCTGCTGACAGTCTTCATGGCGGGCCTGATGGTGGGCCGCACCCCCGAATATCTGGGCAAAAAGGTGGAACCCTTTGAAATGAAGATGGCCGTTGTGGTCTGCCTGACCACGCCAGTCGTCATCCTGATCGGGGCTGGTCTGATGAGCATTGTTCCGCAGGTTGTGGAAAGCCTGAGCAACGCCCTGCCCCACGGCTTCAGCGAGCTGCTCTATGCCGCCACTTCTGCCGGGGCAAACAATGGCTCGGCTTTTGCCGGGCTGAACGCCAACACGCCTTTTCTGAATGTACTGCTGAGCGCACTTATGCTTGCCGGGCGCTTTGTGCCCGTGGCTGCCATACTTGCCGCCGCAGCAAGTATGGCGGGCAAAAAGACCGTGGCCGCAAGCTCCGGCACTCTTTCCACCAGCAATGGCATGTTTGTTTTTCTGCTCATATTTGTGGTGCTGCTGGTGGGCGCTCTGAGCTTCTTCCCCGCTCTGGCTCTTGGCCCCGTGGCCGAACATCTGCAAATGGCGCGTTAA
- a CDS encoding fused MFS/spermidine synthase, whose product MLELTVFMSGALVMVLEMVGARVLAPHVGTSAVVWTSLIGVVLACLALGAWAGGRMADKTLSRRGLALALAGAGLGSGLTALCHEAIGQWVTAAVGNLYAAAVLAAVCIFALPAFFFGMVTPYAIRLRIESVDSSGATVGRLYALSTAGSIVGTFLGGFILISFLGSTSILWGVAAAMLGLSLCNGGGRVRLRAVLLAVCGLMAVAAAIYGRWQDGRAMSHLVESPYNSIRIFEGVDWAQNGRPVRLMATDPGYSQSGMYLDAPNELYFRYTQFYALGPHFTPHASRVLMLGGGGYSVPKWLLADNSPLAKPEATRVTVVELDPAMTETARRWFSLRDDPRLTVRHEDARAFLNRQRDQYDLVFVDVFNSHYAVPFQMGTSEAAAALRRAVAPGGVVLMNVISAVEGQDGRLFQGIFNALRQSFAEVQVYCAGGEPPDKLQNLMLAAFPEQRPAITAGALPSLAAAGTENADSGGLRLADMLASRYTGPDPFATPALTDDFAPVERYTLVLLRQ is encoded by the coding sequence ATGCTCGAACTGACAGTATTTATGAGCGGCGCGCTGGTCATGGTGCTTGAAATGGTCGGCGCGCGGGTATTGGCCCCGCATGTGGGAACATCTGCCGTAGTGTGGACAAGCCTTATAGGCGTGGTGCTGGCCTGCCTTGCCTTGGGCGCATGGGCGGGAGGGCGGATGGCCGACAAAACTCTTTCCCGGCGGGGGCTGGCCCTGGCTCTGGCCGGGGCAGGCCTTGGCAGCGGGCTGACGGCCTTGTGCCATGAGGCCATCGGCCAATGGGTGACGGCTGCCGTGGGTAACCTGTATGCGGCGGCGGTTCTGGCGGCGGTGTGCATTTTTGCCCTGCCCGCCTTTTTTTTCGGCATGGTGACGCCTTATGCCATACGCCTGCGCATCGAGAGCGTGGATTCCTCAGGTGCTACCGTGGGCAGGCTTTACGCCCTCTCCACTGCGGGCAGTATTGTGGGAACCTTTCTGGGCGGCTTTATTCTCATATCCTTTTTGGGCAGCACGAGCATCTTGTGGGGTGTGGCTGCGGCCATGCTGGGGCTTTCGCTGTGCAACGGCGGGGGGCGGGTACGTTTACGCGCCGTGCTGCTGGCTGTATGCGGGCTTATGGCTGTGGCGGCGGCAATCTATGGCCGCTGGCAGGATGGCAGGGCCATGAGCCATCTTGTGGAAAGCCCCTATAACAGCATCCGCATTTTTGAAGGTGTAGACTGGGCGCAGAACGGCAGGCCCGTGCGTCTTATGGCTACTGACCCCGGTTACAGCCAGTCGGGCATGTATCTGGATGCCCCCAATGAGCTGTATTTTCGGTACACCCAGTTTTATGCGCTGGGGCCGCATTTTACGCCCCATGCGAGCCGGGTGCTCATGCTTGGCGGCGGAGGATATTCTGTTCCAAAGTGGTTGCTGGCCGATAATTCCCCTCTGGCAAAGCCCGAGGCCACGCGCGTGACAGTTGTGGAGCTTGACCCGGCCATGACGGAAACGGCCCGGCGCTGGTTTTCGCTGCGCGACGATCCCCGCCTGACAGTGCGCCACGAGGACGCCAGGGCTTTTTTGAACCGTCAGCGTGATCAGTATGACTTGGTGTTTGTGGATGTTTTCAACTCGCACTACGCCGTGCCTTTCCAGATGGGAACGAGCGAGGCTGCCGCCGCTCTGCGGCGGGCGGTGGCTCCTGGCGGGGTTGTGCTCATGAACGTCATTTCCGCCGTGGAAGGGCAGGATGGCCGCCTGTTCCAGGGGATTTTCAACGCATTGCGGCAGTCTTTTGCCGAGGTGCAGGTGTATTGCGCTGGCGGCGAACCACCCGACAAGCTGCAAAACCTTATGCTTGCCGCTTTTCCCGAGCAGCGGCCCGCCATCACGGCGGGCGCGTTGCCATCCCTTGCGGCAGCAGGCACAGAAAATGCCGATTCAGGCGGCTTGCGCCTTGCCGATATGCTGGCAAGCAGGTACACGGGCCCAGACCCTTTTGCCACCCCTGCGCTTACGGATGATTTTGCCCCGGTGGAACGCTACACGCTGGTTTTGTTGCGCCAGTAG
- a CDS encoding sensor histidine kinase codes for MTDSYKRPSPDALLAQLQQVAPGGKPLAGEAGTIVRPSPRGLLKIFFGYAAGVGKTYSMLRAAHAAQEQGHRIVVGYVEPHPRPETAALLPGLEAVPLLRIEHRTITLNELDVDAVLARKPEIALVDELAHSNTQGCRNRKRFQDVEELLQAGISVWTSVNVQHLESLNDVVAAMTGVVVRERIPDSVFDGADQVELVDLEPDELVSRLREGKIYAEAQAQRALGHFFLPANLIALREIALRRMADRVNRRASAAGGGQETGRQIKEHILICLSGAPSNARVIRTAARMVEAFHADFTALFVQNAAPRRSDAKSRDTLHSNLKLAEDLGAVIVTLHGEDVPAQIAEYARMSGVSKIVVGRSPAGGWLFRKSKTLVERLAELAPEMETYIIPDAVPVGRTPEHAGPLFAALRALRGTAPRSWRQWCATSAIMAVCSVAGLLMFSLGMPNGGIAGLYMLGVLGVSILTTGPWYGVAASVAGVGLFDFLFVEPRFSFTVYDTDYVGLFCAMLLVSAATSAITGRARMQARQSAVRALHTELLLGNSRRLQKAKDEPAILLETARQLGTLLGCETTLYSVRQGLLETRPIFPYRADKMQGSGSPRAASRHSKDTPKDELGVAQWVAKNNRPAGAGTDSLPGSRHSFIPISSQSAVLAVAELHVLPGRTAPLADANSKNLVLALAGECALALEKERLTQANASIAVRAQQEKLRADVLRSISHDLRTPLTGICGNAAILAEQGVSCSPERNAALASSIEEEARYLVGMVENLLALTRLEQQDFTLRLEPELLEDVIAEAVQITSRRAAQHDLRAEMPEGLLMARMDARLMVQVLVNLLDNAVKHTPAGTAIRIRARADGPWVRLEVADNGPGISKEEQNRIFDMFHSAAIKNGDGRRGMGLGLALCRSIVQAHGGSIEVFDNTPHGAVFSMTLPRETEDFTLPA; via the coding sequence ATGACAGACAGCTACAAACGTCCATCCCCAGATGCCCTGCTTGCCCAGTTGCAACAGGTGGCTCCGGGCGGCAAGCCCCTCGCTGGCGAGGCGGGCACAATCGTGCGCCCATCACCCAGAGGATTGCTCAAGATATTTTTCGGCTATGCGGCTGGCGTGGGCAAAACATATTCCATGCTTCGGGCGGCCCACGCCGCTCAGGAACAGGGACACCGCATTGTTGTGGGCTATGTGGAGCCGCACCCAAGGCCGGAAACAGCGGCCCTGCTGCCGGGTCTGGAAGCCGTGCCGCTCCTGCGGATCGAGCACAGGACCATCACGCTCAACGAACTGGATGTGGATGCCGTACTGGCCCGCAAGCCGGAAATCGCCCTTGTGGACGAGCTGGCCCACTCCAATACGCAGGGCTGCCGCAACCGCAAGCGCTTTCAGGATGTGGAAGAGCTGCTCCAGGCGGGCATATCCGTATGGACCTCGGTCAACGTGCAGCATCTGGAAAGCCTCAATGATGTGGTTGCCGCCATGACCGGAGTTGTGGTGCGCGAGCGCATACCCGACAGCGTATTTGACGGGGCCGATCAGGTGGAGCTGGTTGATCTGGAGCCAGACGAGCTCGTATCACGCCTGCGCGAAGGCAAGATATACGCCGAGGCGCAGGCGCAACGGGCGCTGGGGCACTTTTTCCTGCCTGCGAATCTCATCGCTTTGCGGGAGATTGCCCTGCGCCGCATGGCCGACCGCGTCAACCGGCGGGCATCCGCAGCTGGCGGAGGGCAGGAAACAGGGCGTCAGATCAAGGAGCACATTCTCATCTGCCTTTCAGGCGCGCCCAGCAATGCGCGGGTTATCCGCACCGCCGCCCGCATGGTAGAGGCCTTTCATGCTGATTTTACAGCCCTTTTTGTACAAAACGCTGCGCCGCGCCGAAGTGACGCCAAAAGCCGCGACACACTGCACAGCAACCTGAAACTGGCGGAAGACCTGGGGGCGGTTATCGTGACCCTGCACGGCGAGGACGTTCCCGCCCAAATAGCGGAGTACGCGCGCATGAGCGGGGTGAGCAAGATTGTGGTGGGCCGCTCCCCGGCTGGCGGGTGGCTGTTCCGCAAAAGCAAGACGCTGGTGGAACGCCTTGCCGAACTTGCGCCGGAGATGGAAACCTACATTATCCCCGATGCCGTGCCCGTGGGCAGAACGCCCGAACATGCCGGGCCTTTGTTTGCAGCGCTCAGGGCATTGCGGGGCACAGCCCCCCGTTCCTGGCGGCAATGGTGCGCCACCTCTGCGATCATGGCCGTGTGCAGCGTCGCAGGCCTGCTCATGTTCTCGCTGGGCATGCCCAATGGCGGCATTGCGGGTCTGTACATGCTCGGAGTGTTGGGCGTTTCCATCCTCACCACCGGGCCGTGGTACGGCGTGGCGGCCTCTGTGGCCGGGGTGGGCCTTTTCGATTTTCTCTTTGTTGAGCCGCGTTTCAGCTTTACAGTTTACGATACGGACTATGTGGGGCTTTTTTGCGCAATGCTGCTGGTTTCCGCCGCCACCAGCGCCATCACGGGGCGGGCCCGCATGCAGGCGAGGCAAAGCGCAGTGCGGGCGCTGCATACGGAGCTGCTTCTGGGCAACAGCCGCCGCCTGCAAAAAGCCAAGGACGAACCTGCCATCCTGCTGGAAACTGCCCGCCAGCTTGGCACCCTGCTGGGGTGCGAAACAACGCTCTATTCCGTGCGGCAAGGACTGCTTGAAACCCGGCCCATTTTCCCCTACCGGGCTGACAAAATGCAGGGTTCTGGCAGCCCACGCGCTGCCTCCCGGCACAGCAAGGACACGCCAAAGGACGAACTGGGCGTTGCCCAGTGGGTTGCCAAAAATAACCGCCCTGCCGGCGCGGGAACAGATTCCCTGCCCGGATCACGACACAGCTTTATCCCCATCAGCAGCCAGTCTGCCGTGCTCGCCGTGGCCGAGTTGCATGTTCTGCCAGGTCGCACGGCTCCGCTTGCCGATGCCAACAGCAAAAACCTTGTTCTGGCCCTGGCAGGGGAATGCGCGCTGGCTCTGGAAAAAGAACGACTCACGCAGGCCAACGCCAGCATTGCCGTACGTGCGCAGCAGGAAAAACTGCGTGCCGATGTGCTGCGCTCCATCTCGCACGATCTGCGCACGCCGCTCACCGGCATCTGCGGCAATGCCGCCATCCTTGCCGAGCAGGGCGTGTCCTGCTCGCCGGAACGCAATGCGGCCCTAGCCTCTTCCATTGAAGAGGAAGCCCGCTACCTTGTGGGCATGGTGGAAAATCTGCTGGCCCTCACCCGTCTTGAGCAGCAGGACTTTACTCTTCGCCTTGAGCCGGAACTGCTTGAAGATGTTATTGCAGAAGCCGTGCAGATCACCAGCCGCCGTGCAGCGCAACACGATTTGCGCGCGGAAATGCCCGAAGGCCTGCTTATGGCCCGCATGGACGCGCGGCTCATGGTGCAGGTGCTGGTCAACCTGCTGGACAATGCCGTCAAACATACGCCAGCGGGAACAGCCATCCGCATACGGGCGAGGGCTGACGGGCCGTGGGTCAGGCTGGAAGTTGCCGATAACGGCCCCGGAATTTCAAAAGAGGAACAGAACCGCATTTTTGACATGTTCCACTCCGCAGCCATAAAAAATGGCGATGGCCGCAGAGGCATGGGGCTTGGGCTGGCCTTGTGCCGCAGCATTGTGCAGGCCCACGGCGGAAGTATTGAGGTATTTGACAACACGCCGCATGGCGCGGTTTTTTCCATGACTTTGCCGCGCGAAACCGAAGATTTTACCCTCCCGGCCTGA
- the kdpB gene encoding potassium-transporting ATPase subunit KdpB — protein MSAKTVHAPRNSRMIRRALGDSFIKLAPHIQVRNFVMFTVYLSAIMTSGLALAGAWGFIPAVANQSAFACAIAAILWFTVLFANFAEAIAEGRGKAQADSLRKSRKSVDARKLPAPAQHDAFVMTSSTELKPGDYVLVLAGEMIPADGDVTEGAASVDESAITGESAPVIRESGGDRSAVTGGTTVLSDWLVLRVTSEVGRSFLDKMIAMVEGAARQKTPNEIALNILLVALTVIFLLVTGTLWCFARFAAGQNHAANPADVTSLVALFVCLAPTTIGALLSSIGIAGMSRLNQANVLAMSGRAIEAAGDVDVLLLDKTGTITLGNRLAVSFIPVDGHTEQELAEAARLASLADETPEGRSIVQLANSLFPQNGTISPEKDTVFVPFSAHTRMSGVDARGSSIRKGAADAVRAFAEQLGGRLSTQCDEVVQSIARQGGTPLVVARDAAVLGVIHLKDVIKDGVREKFGELRRMGIRTVMITGDNPLTAAAIAAEAGVDDFLAEATPETKLNLIREYQAKGHLVAMTGDGTNDAPALAQADVAVAMNTGTQAAKEAGNMVDLDSSPTKLLDIVRIGKQLLMTRGSLTTFSLANDAAKYFAIIPALFMGLYPGLAALNIMGLHSPQSAILAATIYNALIIVALIPLALRGVPYREESSELLLRRNLFIYGLGGLAAPFAAIKLIDLCLVGLGLA, from the coding sequence ATGTCAGCCAAAACTGTACATGCCCCGCGCAACAGCCGGATGATCCGGCGGGCCCTTGGCGACTCGTTCATCAAGCTGGCCCCGCACATTCAGGTGCGCAATTTTGTCATGTTCACCGTGTACCTTTCCGCCATCATGACCAGCGGCCTTGCTCTGGCAGGGGCGTGGGGATTCATCCCCGCTGTCGCTAACCAAAGTGCATTTGCCTGCGCCATTGCCGCCATACTCTGGTTTACGGTGCTCTTTGCCAATTTTGCGGAAGCCATTGCCGAAGGCCGGGGCAAGGCGCAGGCCGACAGCCTGCGCAAATCGCGCAAGAGTGTTGACGCCCGCAAGCTGCCGGCCCCTGCGCAGCACGATGCCTTTGTGATGACCTCTTCCACCGAACTGAAACCCGGCGACTACGTGCTTGTGCTGGCAGGCGAGATGATCCCTGCCGACGGCGATGTGACCGAAGGGGCAGCCTCTGTGGATGAAAGCGCCATCACGGGCGAATCCGCCCCGGTCATACGGGAGAGCGGCGGCGACCGCAGCGCCGTTACCGGCGGAACTACGGTACTTTCCGACTGGCTGGTGCTGCGCGTTACCAGCGAGGTTGGCCGCAGCTTTCTGGACAAAATGATCGCCATGGTCGAAGGGGCCGCCCGCCAGAAAACCCCCAACGAAATAGCCCTGAACATCCTGCTGGTGGCGCTTACGGTCATCTTTCTGCTGGTCACGGGCACACTGTGGTGCTTTGCCCGCTTTGCGGCAGGTCAGAACCATGCGGCAAACCCGGCGGATGTTACCTCGCTGGTGGCGCTCTTTGTCTGCCTGGCCCCAACCACCATCGGCGCACTGCTTTCGTCCATAGGCATTGCGGGCATGAGCCGCCTCAATCAGGCCAACGTGCTTGCCATGAGTGGACGCGCCATTGAAGCTGCTGGCGATGTGGATGTGCTCCTGCTCGACAAGACAGGCACCATAACCCTTGGCAACCGGCTGGCCGTCAGCTTTATACCTGTGGACGGCCACACCGAGCAGGAACTGGCGGAGGCCGCCCGCCTTGCCTCGCTTGCGGATGAAACCCCCGAGGGCCGCAGCATTGTACAACTGGCAAACAGCCTGTTCCCGCAGAACGGCACAATATCCCCTGAAAAGGATACGGTCTTTGTTCCCTTTTCCGCGCATACCCGCATGAGCGGTGTTGACGCGCGGGGTTCCTCAATACGTAAAGGCGCGGCAGACGCCGTGCGCGCTTTTGCGGAGCAGCTTGGCGGGCGTTTGAGCACCCAGTGCGATGAAGTGGTGCAAAGCATTGCCCGCCAGGGCGGCACGCCGCTGGTGGTTGCCCGCGATGCCGCAGTGCTTGGCGTGATCCACCTCAAGGACGTCATCAAGGACGGTGTGCGCGAAAAATTTGGCGAGCTGCGCCGCATGGGCATCAGAACCGTCATGATTACGGGCGACAATCCGCTTACTGCCGCCGCCATTGCCGCCGAGGCCGGGGTGGACGACTTTCTGGCCGAGGCCACGCCGGAAACAAAACTGAACCTTATCAGGGAATATCAGGCCAAGGGACATCTGGTCGCCATGACGGGCGACGGCACCAATGACGCCCCGGCTCTGGCGCAGGCGGACGTGGCGGTTGCCATGAACACGGGCACGCAGGCCGCCAAGGAAGCGGGCAACATGGTTGATCTGGATTCCTCGCCAACCAAACTGCTGGATATCGTGCGTATCGGCAAGCAGTTGCTCATGACGCGCGGCAGCCTCACAACCTTTTCCCTTGCCAACGACGCGGCAAAATACTTTGCCATCATCCCGGCCCTGTTCATGGGCCTGTACCCCGGCCTTGCCGCACTCAACATCATGGGCCTGCATAGCCCGCAAAGCGCCATACTGGCGGCCACCATATACAATGCCCTCATCATTGTGGCCCTCATTCCACTGGCCTTGCGCGGCGTGCCCTACCGGGAGGAAAGCTCTGAGCTGCTGTTGCGCCGCAACCTCTTTATTTACGGCCTTGGCGGGCTCGCGGCCCCCTTTGCCGCCATCAAACTTATTGACCTCTGCCTGGTCGGCCTTGGGCTGGCCTGA